In the Carboxydothermus hydrogenoformans Z-2901 genome, one interval contains:
- a CDS encoding type II toxin-antitoxin system Phd/YefM family antitoxin, producing MEKIIGVDQLRPRLGEYLEEVDKGEVFIITYRSNPKGVILSYKQYEQFKKIQEKLKMLELKNLIEEVREKAATYEISDDEILKEIEEARKCE from the coding sequence ATGGAAAAAATAATTGGGGTTGATCAACTTAGACCCCGTTTAGGAGAATATTTAGAAGAAGTTGATAAAGGTGAAGTTTTTATCATAACCTACCGTTCCAATCCTAAAGGAGTAATATTAAGTTACAAGCAATATGAACAATTTAAAAAAATCCAGGAAAAATTAAAAATGCTGGAACTAAAAAATCTCATAGAGGAAGTTAGGGAAAAAGCAGCAACTTATGAAATCTCCGACGATGAAATATTAAAAGAGATTGAGGAAGCGAGAAAATGCGAGTAG
- a CDS encoding rod shape-determining protein encodes MFNWSTDIGVDLGTANVLVYVKGKGIVLREPSVVAVNRDTGQIIAVGEEAKKMLGRTPGNIVAIRPLKEGVIADYDTTEKMLRYFITKALGGRPLFFKPRIMVSIPAGVTDVEKRAVKQAAKQAGAREAEVIEETIAAALGAGLDISEPYGSMVVDIGGGTTDVAVLSLGGIVVSKSLRVGGDKFDDAIVKYIRKEFNLLIGEKTAEEVKIEIGTAFPEGTEIKKMEIRGRDLLTGLPKNVEVTSLNIHEAITEPLVAVVNAVKEVLERTPPELSADIVNRGIVMTGGGSLLNGLDRLIAKETGLPTFVAPDALSCVALGTGKALAMWDMLSKRNNQY; translated from the coding sequence ATGTTTAACTGGAGTACCGATATCGGGGTAGACTTGGGTACTGCCAATGTGCTTGTATATGTTAAAGGTAAAGGTATCGTTTTACGCGAGCCTTCGGTGGTGGCGGTAAACCGGGATACGGGACAGATCATCGCTGTCGGCGAAGAAGCCAAAAAAATGCTCGGTCGCACTCCCGGGAACATCGTGGCTATCCGCCCTCTTAAAGAAGGGGTTATCGCCGATTACGACACCACCGAAAAAATGCTTCGCTACTTTATTACCAAAGCCTTAGGCGGTAGGCCTCTCTTCTTTAAACCCCGGATTATGGTCAGCATCCCCGCCGGGGTCACCGACGTAGAAAAACGGGCGGTAAAGCAAGCGGCCAAGCAGGCCGGCGCCCGGGAAGCGGAAGTCATCGAGGAAACCATCGCTGCAGCCTTGGGAGCGGGGCTTGATATTTCCGAGCCGTACGGTTCAATGGTGGTGGACATAGGCGGCGGGACTACCGACGTGGCCGTGTTATCCCTGGGAGGTATTGTGGTAAGCAAATCCTTAAGGGTAGGCGGCGATAAGTTTGACGATGCCATCGTCAAGTACATCAGAAAAGAGTTTAACCTTTTAATCGGGGAAAAAACAGCGGAGGAAGTAAAAATCGAAATTGGTACTGCCTTTCCCGAAGGAACGGAAATTAAAAAAATGGAAATTCGCGGACGCGACCTCTTAACCGGCCTTCCTAAAAATGTGGAAGTAACAAGCCTAAATATCCACGAGGCAATAACCGAGCCCTTAGTTGCTGTAGTAAATGCCGTTAAAGAAGTCTTAGAGCGCACTCCACCGGAACTTTCTGCTGACATTGTCAACCGCGGCATTGTTATGACCGGCGGTGGCTCGTTATTAAACGGTCTTGACCGGCTAATTGCCAAAGAAACCGGCCTGCCTACTTTTGTAGCCCCTGATGCCTTATCCTGTGTTGCCCTTGGCACAGGAAAAGCTTTAGCCATGTGGGACATGCTCAGCAAAAGAAATAATCAGTATTGA
- a CDS encoding putative toxin-antitoxin system toxin component, PIN family yields the protein MRVVIDTNVFISGLLKKHSYPAKILDAWIMQKIIPAVSRELINEYSVVLTRDKFKILGSVEKKLLIIQKLIELPWVLFIYPLETINVIKEDPADNKVLECATAANADFIVTGDQHLLELKEFRDIKILTPKYFIESAL from the coding sequence ATGCGAGTAGTAATAGATACCAATGTTTTTATTTCCGGATTATTAAAAAAACATTCTTATCCCGCTAAAATCCTCGATGCCTGGATCATGCAAAAAATAATTCCTGCTGTAAGTCGAGAATTAATAAATGAATATTCGGTAGTCTTAACCCGGGATAAATTTAAAATACTGGGTAGTGTGGAAAAAAAACTTTTAATCATTCAAAAATTAATTGAACTTCCCTGGGTACTTTTTATCTATCCTCTCGAAACGATTAATGTAATTAAAGAAGATCCAGCGGATAACAAAGTCTTAGAATGTGCAACAGCAGCTAACGCTGATTTTATTGTTACCGGAGATCAGCACTTACTTGAACTAAAGGAATTTAGAGATATTAAAATTTTAACACCTAAATATTTTATCGAAAGCGCTTTATAA
- a CDS encoding HepT-like ribonuclease domain-containing protein, which produces MRDYKLYLSDILESAKKILDYTKNITYDEFMLDSKTIDAVVRNLEIIGEAANKIPEKITALYPEIPWRSMIGMRNLLVHEYFGVSIKIIWETIKRDIPDLIKKIENINL; this is translated from the coding sequence TTGAGGGATTATAAGCTATATTTATCTGATATTTTAGAATCAGCGAAAAAAATATTGGATTATACAAAAAATATCACTTATGATGAATTTATGTTAGACAGTAAAACCATTGATGCAGTAGTGAGAAATTTAGAAATAATTGGGGAAGCAGCGAATAAAATACCCGAAAAAATAACAGCCCTTTATCCGGAGATACCATGGAGATCGATGATTGGAATGAGAAACTTGCTTGTTCATGAGTATTTTGGGGTAAGTATAAAAATTATCTGGGAAACAATTAAAAGAGATATTCCAGATTTAATTAAGAAGATTGAAAACATAAACCTTTAG
- a CDS encoding SH3 domain-containing protein translates to MAKLKHKKPIAILTIVAFLLSMLPAVAFGAVTSATLNPTNYISTTVPLTITLGDVPALNDVITVELTKNSTTYTAIYTIAQADVDAGRKDYVFNISDFKDTSSNVVPFGSGYSLSVKYTPSGGTATEIASSSSFNVIPAVASVTPTAWNEAKVDLVVYDGSNGITSGSVIAVYLDSNTYESAFIDKSNVSSFTFYVNRTTGDHNYTVKYITGSNNYVLATGIIPKINPYANAVGSADGKATLNITKPESNNLYVGQSVTSIEGTTDKDAVVDVYVLAEDTKITNAPIVWDVISATVNPNTGTFIADLSDNFYKNEDVIFAVVAKSSKGTTVKYITHGYKFDGSQSIASPVIGQEVKISGTVFKYDETSSKYVVAQETSYNAFEVYYSNGATPYNRVTGDSNYYSSIGTVGVAANGTVNFYITPKVAGKYLFVLRELGYYELTVSGKTATATLESATAYEGRNYKLTLKSLKVGDTSVSGSTYYVVIEGVPVADSIGTNNKFVKYTTTPVDPFVSSDVRTDSVGNKVYDKVVLKFTANPDLSGLVFKGTGTAKVTIYALNTKTIFDQKGYDFTSGNSAIKAVYVSASGAGMTPVNNIELKAGAMTVTTNTIKIGGSVNITVNAKVTVNGTDTWVTKTVSIPVKGFVPTVSVSQSIYDQETALTVTVKDVNGNPINNAIIAFDKTDIKVKGSDGTFKDAAVVNDKDTIVDGTVTNITDGNYSATIKADTPGSTNIYVIVMKKLADGTTTYETWAKVPYTFLGYEKYTVTADKTALLANYPENVKITVKDGANVVTGTGFKVSLKHSDTTASISQNSLSDLNNVTLDSTGSFTLGNLNVSKPGTLTITVTSNNGTSFGTVKIDVVAPKVVLTPSDNVITDSVKESIKAVIYDPRNNAEIKLPIDFAIVKDSENTNTLSVLSVYQKDGKTIATDSDKQGASTYEFVILAQYNKDAKAAPQFEVKVNGIKVATFDVKPAVVAVSSDKVTVAVPKAITVTAKDAHGKALAGYVVTLSGAGVSQELTLDSNGQVTTYIQSNATGDINVELKDVANETIAKIKSDVFVDTQAPVITVTAPEKVEVPYVDVTVKVTDNDKVAALAVNNAAVALVAPAAEVNKVVRVNLVEGDNTIVVEAADLAGNVASKTITVKYEKPVTPPPANNGGNTNTGDKYSKYVGQMVQLTYTKTNLRVAPQANAKILAVLKKGYKMRYLGREGVWNKVRVSIWSNGGYKTYTGYIYDPNFWTLTSVQ, encoded by the coding sequence ATGGCAAAATTAAAACACAAAAAGCCTATCGCAATCCTGACCATCGTAGCATTTCTTCTCAGCATGTTGCCGGCTGTTGCGTTTGGAGCGGTCACGTCGGCTACTTTAAATCCAACTAATTATATTTCAACGACAGTGCCTCTTACTATTACATTAGGAGATGTACCTGCACTTAACGACGTAATAACGGTAGAACTAACAAAAAATTCGACAACGTATACAGCGATTTACACTATTGCTCAAGCGGATGTAGATGCAGGAAGAAAAGATTATGTATTTAATATAAGTGATTTTAAAGATACTTCAAGCAATGTTGTACCATTTGGAAGTGGGTATTCTTTAAGTGTAAAGTACACTCCTTCAGGGGGAACAGCGACTGAAATAGCTTCTTCATCTTCCTTTAATGTGATTCCAGCTGTTGCTTCTGTTACACCAACCGCTTGGAATGAGGCTAAAGTGGATTTGGTTGTATATGATGGTAGTAATGGTATCACGTCAGGCAGTGTCATAGCAGTATATTTGGATAGCAATACTTATGAATCGGCATTTATTGATAAAAGTAACGTTTCCAGTTTTACCTTTTATGTAAACCGCACCACTGGAGATCACAACTATACAGTTAAATACATCACTGGTTCAAATAATTATGTTCTTGCAACTGGAATAATTCCAAAGATTAACCCATATGCAAATGCTGTTGGTTCTGCTGATGGAAAAGCTACTTTAAATATTACCAAACCTGAGTCAAATAATCTCTATGTTGGTCAGTCTGTTACTTCTATTGAAGGTACTACAGATAAAGATGCAGTAGTCGATGTTTATGTTTTGGCAGAAGATACAAAAATAACGAATGCTCCAATTGTTTGGGATGTTATTTCAGCAACTGTTAATCCTAATACAGGAACGTTTATCGCGGATTTAAGTGACAACTTCTATAAGAATGAGGATGTCATCTTTGCTGTAGTAGCAAAATCAAGCAAAGGAACTACAGTCAAATACATCACTCATGGCTATAAATTTGATGGTTCTCAATCTATTGCGTCACCAGTGATAGGCCAGGAAGTAAAAATAAGCGGTACTGTATTTAAATACGATGAGACTTCGAGCAAATATGTCGTTGCACAAGAAACTTCGTATAACGCGTTTGAAGTTTATTATAGCAATGGTGCAACACCTTATAATAGGGTGACAGGTGATTCTAATTATTATTCTTCGATAGGTACTGTTGGCGTTGCGGCTAATGGTACGGTTAACTTCTACATTACGCCTAAAGTTGCCGGAAAATATTTGTTTGTATTGAGGGAGCTTGGTTATTATGAATTAACCGTTTCTGGAAAAACAGCAACTGCTACCCTGGAATCTGCTACTGCCTATGAAGGTAGAAATTATAAGTTAACCTTAAAATCCTTAAAAGTTGGTGATACTTCTGTATCAGGATCAACCTATTATGTGGTTATAGAAGGAGTACCGGTTGCCGACAGCATTGGGACAAATAATAAATTTGTTAAGTATACTACAACTCCTGTTGATCCATTTGTTAGCTCAGATGTAAGAACTGATTCAGTTGGTAACAAAGTATACGATAAAGTTGTTTTAAAATTTACTGCTAATCCAGATTTAAGTGGCCTTGTATTTAAAGGGACTGGCACGGCAAAGGTTACTATTTATGCACTGAATACCAAAACTATTTTTGACCAAAAAGGTTATGATTTTACTTCAGGAAATTCTGCTATTAAAGCAGTTTATGTAAGTGCATCAGGAGCTGGTATGACTCCTGTAAATAATATTGAACTTAAAGCTGGTGCAATGACGGTAACAACTAATACTATTAAAATTGGTGGAAGCGTGAACATTACTGTAAATGCAAAAGTTACTGTAAATGGAACTGATACTTGGGTAACAAAAACAGTATCGATTCCAGTAAAAGGATTTGTGCCTACTGTATCGGTAAGTCAGTCAATTTATGATCAGGAAACCGCACTTACTGTAACTGTTAAAGACGTAAATGGCAATCCTATCAATAACGCCATTATAGCTTTTGATAAAACTGACATTAAAGTAAAAGGTAGCGATGGTACGTTTAAAGATGCTGCTGTGGTAAATGATAAAGATACAATAGTCGATGGAACAGTAACAAATATTACTGACGGTAATTATAGCGCAACGATTAAAGCTGATACCCCTGGCTCAACAAATATTTATGTTATCGTAATGAAGAAACTTGCTGATGGAACAACAACATATGAAACATGGGCTAAAGTTCCATATACATTCCTTGGATATGAAAAGTATACAGTAACTGCTGATAAAACAGCACTACTTGCTAATTATCCTGAAAATGTAAAAATTACAGTTAAAGATGGTGCCAATGTAGTTACCGGAACTGGTTTCAAAGTAAGTTTAAAACATTCTGACACAACAGCATCCATTTCACAAAATAGCCTCTCTGATTTGAATAATGTAACATTAGACTCTACTGGTAGCTTTACCTTAGGGAACCTTAATGTAAGCAAACCAGGTACACTAACAATAACTGTAACCTCAAACAACGGAACGAGCTTTGGAACAGTTAAAATTGATGTTGTAGCACCCAAAGTTGTATTAACACCAAGCGATAATGTAATAACAGATAGTGTGAAAGAATCGATCAAGGCAGTAATTTATGATCCAAGAAATAATGCAGAAATTAAACTCCCAATTGACTTTGCAATTGTAAAAGATTCCGAAAATACCAATACCTTGAGTGTATTAAGCGTATATCAAAAAGATGGAAAAACTATTGCAACAGATAGTGATAAGCAAGGTGCTTCAACTTATGAGTTTGTGATTTTAGCACAATATAATAAAGATGCCAAAGCAGCACCGCAATTTGAAGTAAAAGTAAATGGCATAAAAGTCGCAACTTTTGATGTAAAACCTGCTGTAGTAGCTGTAAGCTCTGATAAAGTAACTGTTGCTGTTCCAAAAGCTATAACGGTAACTGCAAAAGATGCTCATGGTAAAGCACTAGCTGGTTATGTTGTTACATTATCTGGCGCTGGTGTAAGCCAAGAATTAACCCTTGATAGTAATGGTCAGGTCACTACTTATATCCAATCCAATGCAACTGGAGACATTAACGTAGAACTGAAAGATGTAGCGAATGAAACCATAGCAAAAATTAAATCTGATGTATTTGTAGATACTCAAGCTCCAGTAATTACCGTAACAGCTCCCGAAAAAGTTGAAGTACCTTATGTTGATGTAACTGTTAAAGTAACTGATAACGATAAGGTTGCTGCATTAGCCGTTAATAATGCTGCTGTAGCTCTTGTAGCACCTGCAGCAGAAGTTAATAAAGTAGTACGCGTTAACCTTGTTGAAGGTGACAATACTATCGTAGTTGAAGCTGCTGACCTTGCTGGTAACGTTGCCTCCAAGACTATAACTGTAAAATACGAAAAACCGGTAACACCGCCACCCGCCAACAACGGCGGCAATACCAACACCGGTGACAAATACAGCAAGTACGTAGGACAGATGGTGCAACTTACCTACACCAAGACCAACCTCCGGGTGGCGCCGCAGGCCAATGCTAAGATCTTAGCTGTATTGAAGAAAGGTTACAAGATGCGCTACCTCGGCCGCGAAGGTGTATGGAACAAAGTACGGGTATCCATCTGGAGCAATGGCGGCTACAAGACCTACACCGGTTACATCTACGACCCCAACTTCTGGACTTTAACCTCCGTCCAGTAA
- the spoIIID gene encoding sporulation transcriptional regulator SpoIIID, with product MQEYILKRVLKLTYYVLENKATVRKTAEVFGVSKSTVHKDLTERLPALDKKLAGEIKKILEQNKAERHIRGGEATRKKYKNMAK from the coding sequence ATGCAGGAATACATTTTAAAGCGGGTTTTAAAGCTTACCTATTATGTCTTAGAAAATAAAGCAACGGTCCGGAAAACCGCCGAAGTTTTTGGGGTCAGTAAAAGCACCGTCCATAAAGACTTAACCGAGCGCCTCCCTGCATTAGATAAAAAATTGGCCGGGGAAATAAAAAAAATTCTCGAACAGAACAAAGCGGAGCGGCACATCCGGGGAGGTGAGGCTACCCGCAAAAAATATAAAAACATGGCCAAATAA
- a CDS encoding LCP family protein — translation MKRLFIFIIILFITIFIFNPVKTGELKKTPLKSRQKEQTTGITLAVPLSVKEGIKNYIAPSAEPTPPAHFCPNQNILLLWTEKGGLKAITIITYNPRTKIPALLTVPTRTLLPGETLTTGEIYARKGLSTFTRTLEKAFNTQIPHYIVIDQTVVEQFSRRLGEVNLKGETVPVISIFEDTLAGRRLNDTDLVKALVQKLLLPGEMWKVPGHLSFLVQNIKTNLTLPVLLDIFSKLPAMKLNSLTKVSLPSPGVTGRILSQITQESLP, via the coding sequence TTGAAAAGGCTCTTCATATTTATTATAATACTGTTTATTACCATCTTTATTTTTAATCCGGTAAAAACCGGTGAGCTTAAAAAAACTCCACTAAAATCCCGGCAAAAAGAACAAACCACCGGCATTACCCTTGCCGTCCCTCTTTCCGTAAAAGAAGGGATTAAAAACTACATTGCTCCCAGCGCCGAGCCTACTCCTCCGGCCCATTTTTGCCCAAACCAGAATATTTTGCTGCTTTGGACCGAAAAGGGCGGCTTAAAAGCCATCACCATCATCACCTACAACCCCAGAACCAAAATCCCAGCCCTTCTTACCGTGCCTACCCGTACCCTGCTGCCCGGAGAAACTCTCACCACCGGGGAAATCTATGCCCGGAAGGGGTTATCCACCTTTACCAGAACCCTGGAAAAAGCCTTTAATACCCAAATCCCTCACTACATCGTAATTGACCAAACTGTCGTAGAACAATTTTCCCGCCGCCTGGGAGAAGTAAACCTTAAAGGCGAAACGGTACCGGTAATTTCCATCTTTGAAGATACCCTGGCCGGCCGGCGGCTAAACGACACCGACCTGGTAAAGGCCCTGGTCCAAAAATTATTGTTGCCCGGAGAAATGTGGAAAGTTCCCGGGCATCTTTCCTTTCTCGTTCAAAATATAAAAACCAACCTTACCTTACCGGTTTTACTGGATATCTTTTCTAAGCTTCCCGCCATGAAGTTAAATTCCTTGACCAAAGTATCTCTTCCATCCCCGGGGGTAACCGGACGGATTCTCTCCCAAATTACCCAGGAAAGTCTCCCCTGA
- a CDS encoding nucleotidyltransferase family protein, translated as MEDKNFILNKLLENKNLLKTYNVSKIGLFGSFVRNEASQTSDIDLLIDFDEPVTIFQFVELKNALEELFKRKVDLGTFDAIKPVIMENILREAIIIEGL; from the coding sequence GTGGAAGATAAAAACTTTATTCTAAACAAGCTTTTAGAAAATAAAAATTTACTAAAAACCTATAATGTATCTAAAATTGGACTTTTTGGCTCTTTTGTCCGGAATGAAGCAAGTCAAACCAGTGATATTGATTTATTGATTGATTTCGATGAGCCAGTTACTATCTTTCAATTTGTTGAATTAAAAAACGCCCTCGAAGAACTTTTTAAAAGGAAAGTAGACCTTGGAACTTTTGATGCTATAAAGCCAGTAATCATGGAAAATATTTTACGGGAGGCCATTATCATTGAGGGATTATAA
- a CDS encoding Ig-like domain-containing protein, which produces MIRLKGKKAIAIITMATFLLTMLPAFVLASTPAKYVLTLSPTTVRPGTTATLVSGSVVDIYGNKGVVTIVYTPAGGTEETFTSTLADGTFAKNYVFDKEGDYTFQVKEGTDVSNVVTVLSRYDYTPDARGSYKVGDTNVILGGTIKGLPAGRQMVLKHENDAIGVIGNSAVTDTGRFAISVPVFTYAGTYALGTANTDGTNFVKYEEITVAPQTLAVTADKTALTGGSFDNNITFTAKPAVTVSGGTYYFELSGVKIDKNSVTGTTYGTVIDNTYYTKVAVSDSDGVLNLSNLKLLDTIGTLTVKAYYQKDSVDFANGLYTENAELLGTLNIPVNPAAKVNVFTNVTSLAADTTTTLAVYVKDVNNKVYGDANSTLKDVKVTVTGPDVNASDSNKAEYSFTVNPSQAGDVTVTVVATLTDNTQETKTLTIPVDGLKASLDAATVANLVYGATVSPKVTVTDKNGTPINNATVTISGPYTGSISGQTTNIVNGQYNFSAAALTDVTNFVVNVVDPSGKKARLTYPVLGSNVYTVTPDKATLIAGYDTEVSFTVKEGAYGVTDNVNVAYTDLDGNSQTVNGVTYTNGKYTVSLGSLTKAGTINFKVISTDGKKYGTFTVNVKLPVIKVLAPADGILTDSQKEAVSYAVYSPIDNTEITANTTVTLSVYDNSATFGVYDQSGNALKTVDGSAYNTGAPAKVTVLATKNASYGYDGKLELSVNGIKVSELTVKPAVLTVNKTEVAVGSDNAVEATLKDAHGNPIKDATVTLNGSGVALTGTTDADGKVIFTVTPFATGKIVVDAPAYANITKPEITAKFVVDDKKPVITIEAPATTDKETVDVNIKVTDEGKVAGLLVNGQRIELVAPMVEVNKVVTVTLKEGKNTITVEAADVAGNIATATADVTYTKPVPPADNTNTGDKYSKFVGQMVKLTYSRTNLRLAPNGKLLVTLKTGYKMRYLGREGVWNKVRVSIWMKGGYKTYTGYIYDPYFWALTKA; this is translated from the coding sequence ATGATCAGACTCAAGGGGAAAAAGGCCATTGCGATTATCACGATGGCAACTTTCTTACTCACCATGCTCCCCGCTTTTGTCCTGGCCAGTACGCCGGCTAAGTACGTCTTAACCCTTAGCCCGACTACGGTAAGGCCGGGCACCACTGCTACCCTGGTCTCCGGTAGCGTCGTGGACATTTACGGCAACAAAGGGGTTGTAACTATTGTCTACACCCCGGCAGGCGGTACCGAGGAAACCTTTACCAGCACTCTTGCTGATGGTACCTTTGCCAAAAATTATGTCTTTGACAAAGAAGGAGACTACACCTTCCAGGTCAAAGAAGGCACCGATGTTTCCAACGTAGTAACCGTCCTTTCACGCTATGACTACACCCCCGATGCTCGGGGCAGCTACAAAGTAGGAGACACCAACGTAATTCTTGGGGGGACCATCAAAGGCCTACCGGCAGGCCGGCAAATGGTTTTAAAGCATGAAAATGATGCCATTGGAGTAATTGGTAACAGTGCCGTCACCGACACCGGCCGCTTTGCCATCAGCGTTCCCGTTTTCACCTATGCCGGCACCTATGCCCTGGGAACCGCTAATACCGATGGCACTAACTTTGTCAAATACGAAGAAATTACTGTAGCACCACAGACCTTAGCGGTTACCGCCGATAAAACCGCCCTTACCGGCGGCAGCTTTGACAACAACATTACCTTTACCGCCAAGCCGGCTGTAACCGTCTCCGGCGGCACCTATTACTTCGAGTTAAGCGGTGTAAAAATTGATAAAAACAGTGTTACCGGAACCACTTATGGAACTGTAATTGATAATACTTATTACACCAAAGTAGCCGTATCCGACTCCGATGGAGTTTTGAATCTTTCTAACTTAAAACTGCTGGACACCATCGGAACCTTAACGGTCAAAGCTTATTATCAGAAAGATTCGGTAGATTTTGCCAATGGTCTTTATACTGAAAACGCTGAGCTTCTGGGAACCTTAAACATTCCGGTAAATCCGGCGGCTAAAGTAAATGTCTTTACCAATGTAACTTCACTGGCTGCAGATACCACCACAACCCTTGCGGTTTATGTCAAGGATGTCAACAATAAGGTTTATGGCGATGCCAATTCTACTTTAAAAGACGTTAAAGTCACCGTAACCGGACCCGATGTCAACGCCAGCGATAGCAATAAAGCTGAATACAGCTTCACCGTCAACCCCTCCCAGGCGGGAGATGTGACCGTAACTGTTGTGGCAACTTTAACCGACAACACTCAGGAAACCAAAACCCTGACCATTCCGGTCGATGGCTTAAAAGCTTCCCTTGATGCGGCAACGGTGGCCAATTTAGTTTACGGCGCAACCGTTTCACCGAAAGTAACCGTTACCGATAAAAACGGCACGCCCATTAACAACGCAACTGTTACTATTTCCGGTCCTTACACCGGTAGCATTAGCGGACAGACTACCAATATCGTAAACGGCCAGTATAACTTCTCTGCAGCCGCCTTAACCGATGTAACAAACTTTGTGGTAAATGTGGTTGACCCCAGCGGTAAGAAAGCCCGGCTTACCTATCCGGTCCTGGGCAGCAACGTTTACACCGTAACTCCGGATAAAGCAACCTTAATTGCTGGTTATGATACGGAAGTGTCCTTTACAGTTAAAGAAGGAGCCTACGGAGTAACCGATAATGTAAATGTTGCCTATACAGACTTAGACGGTAATAGCCAAACCGTAAACGGTGTCACCTATACCAACGGCAAATACACCGTAAGTCTGGGAAGCTTGACCAAAGCGGGTACCATAAACTTTAAGGTAATATCTACCGACGGCAAGAAATACGGTACTTTCACGGTAAATGTCAAACTTCCGGTAATTAAAGTTTTGGCACCCGCTGACGGCATCCTCACCGACAGCCAGAAAGAAGCGGTCAGCTATGCAGTCTACAGCCCAATTGATAACACCGAAATTACTGCCAACACTACCGTAACCTTAAGCGTTTACGACAATTCCGCTACCTTTGGCGTCTACGACCAAAGCGGCAACGCTTTAAAGACTGTGGATGGCAGCGCTTATAACACCGGAGCACCGGCGAAAGTTACCGTTTTAGCAACGAAGAATGCTTCCTATGGCTATGACGGAAAATTAGAGCTTTCAGTAAACGGCATTAAGGTTTCCGAACTTACCGTAAAACCTGCTGTTCTCACCGTAAATAAAACCGAAGTAGCGGTAGGAAGTGACAATGCCGTTGAAGCTACCTTAAAAGATGCTCACGGCAACCCGATTAAAGACGCTACCGTAACCTTAAACGGCTCCGGAGTTGCCCTTACCGGTACCACCGATGCCGATGGCAAAGTAATCTTTACCGTAACGCCCTTTGCTACCGGCAAGATTGTGGTTGATGCACCGGCTTATGCCAATATCACCAAACCGGAAATCACCGCTAAATTTGTTGTAGACGACAAGAAGCCGGTAATCACCATTGAAGCTCCGGCTACCACCGATAAGGAAACCGTTGATGTGAACATTAAAGTTACCGACGAAGGTAAGGTCGCCGGACTGCTGGTGAACGGCCAGCGGATCGAACTGGTAGCTCCTATGGTTGAAGTAAACAAAGTAGTAACCGTAACCCTGAAGGAAGGAAAGAATACTATTACCGTCGAAGCTGCCGACGTAGCAGGTAATATTGCCACAGCTACTGCTGACGTAACTTACACCAAGCCTGTACCGCCGGCCGATAATACTAACACTGGCGACAAATACAGTAAGTTTGTCGGCCAGATGGTAAAACTCACTTATTCCAGGACCAACCTCCGGTTAGCGCCTAACGGCAAGCTCCTGGTAACCTTGAAGACAGGTTACAAGATGCGCTACCTCGGCCGGGAAGGTGTCTGGAACAAAGTAAGAGTCTCCATCTGGATGAAGGGCGGCTACAAGACCTACACCGGCTACATTTACGATCCCTACTTCTGGGCATTAACTAAAGCTTAA
- a CDS encoding type II toxin-antitoxin system VapC family toxin, whose protein sequence is MDNQNTFLKFLIDSCIFIDFFADRLSSLEKQNLYTIFEQGLVSTSVIVCHEVLFGIQNKKLKSKVLSLFEKIEIIPVTIDISILASEIRKQNKNLGHNLSLPDSLIAASAQINNYWVITNNKKDFSSVKAITLLELK, encoded by the coding sequence ATGGATAACCAAAATACCTTTTTAAAATTTTTAATTGATAGCTGTATTTTTATTGATTTTTTCGCAGATCGTTTAAGTAGTCTTGAAAAACAAAACTTATACACAATTTTTGAACAAGGTTTAGTTTCTACAAGTGTAATTGTTTGCCATGAAGTATTATTTGGAATTCAAAATAAAAAACTAAAATCAAAAGTATTAAGTTTATTTGAAAAGATTGAAATTATACCTGTCACTATTGATATTTCGATTTTAGCATCCGAAATTAGAAAGCAAAATAAAAATTTGGGACATAATCTTTCATTACCAGATTCGCTTATTGCCGCCTCAGCTCAAATTAATAATTATTGGGTTATAACAAATAATAAAAAAGATTTTTCAAGTGTTAAAGCTATAACTCTTCTTGAACTAAAATAA